The DNA window CTGTGAGACGAAGTAATATTAAACCATGAAGTCTGTTGGAGAGCTGAAGTAAGTGGGTGTTCACCATTAAGCACATTGGCTACTAAGCTAGCTGTCAGAACATGACATTTGAGCGGTAAATTACTCCCAAAGATATACTCTCTTAACATAATTCACCTgctaccccaatatttaccatATATGTGCTCATAGCAGTGAAGTCCAGACACTGATTATCACTCTTTTAGGAGGAGAGATTCCAGAGACTTGTTGTTATTTGATGAATCGCATAAAGCTGATAGACCCCTGCGGGCACCCGTAGTTACTACAGGacgcgcatgcgcagtgtgTGGCTTAAAAATCGTGGCTGCATCACATGTGGATGTTTTTAGTTTGAACACACGTGTGTTTTTACCTTACCGGCTACGACTACCAGCCTGTAATCGTGTAGTGTTGTAACACCAAATATGGCAAAGACAGAAGTAAGATTTACTTTACATTCATGTTATATCAGGCTCCCACGTGCACTAAGTGGATTGTTTTAGATAACTAACAGTTGCTAGTGTTGTTAGCTGCAAACTGTTAGCTAACAGTTGGTTAGCAGGTGATCATCATGAGTTCTACCTATAAGTGGTTAACTTACACCTGGTGTAAGCCTGTCAGCTCATTTTAAGTCGGTACTTCATGGTCATGTTATTACATTTAACTCTCAAATAGGGCTGATTTGGTGTGATTTTGATCGATTAGTTGGTTGACGGAAGTTATTTGACATCAATTTTGATAAGCAATTAAAAGTTTCATTTAAGGTTAGTTATCACGGGATAATAACAAACTTTAACTGGTTCAAGCCTCTCAAATAGGAGGACTTACTGCTTGTATTAACAACATAAGtgtaattttaatatttctggaGTTTGGACTGCATATGGACATATTCCCTTACTTTAAGGGATAATGttcaagattcactttattgtcatttcactgattatttgcatacacagaaCAAAACGAAATATTATTTCTCCAAGCTCccgtcagtgcattaaaaatgatagaataagtattaaaattaaacaatacctaaaaataacaataaaaaataaatgagtaaacgTTTCACCCAATTCGCAGTCgtgtttagcagcagagaaaagtgcatttatgtccatagtaaagtgctgtttgcaGTACTGTTCCGAAAATTGTCTTTGACAGGtgactagctttaaaaactgtttctgtGTTAATACTGGGGGGTtggatgtgagtgtgtttgtgtgtgtgtattgggaGGGGACACAGTCCcctgataaatatttaaaaaataattgacaaattaaTCAATATTGTAAATCATTTTTAGTTGCAGCCTGGTTCACACAGGGTCATAATTTAATGTGTCTTTTTCAGGCTACAAGACGTAGTAAAAGACAAAGCAAAGTTGTCACCAGTGAAGTTGTAGAAGAAGAGGACAACGTTAAAACTGGCAAGTCTTTTAAACAAGTGGAAAATTACAATAAACATGACGTGTTTGGActtaataatgacaataacatTAAATTGTTCAATATGATTTTGTTCAGAAGGACAGACTGAGACTGTGTCTCCAAGTGAACCAATAGTGGGAACATCAGAGGATGCTCCGAAGGAGGACCAAGATGAACAAGGTACAGCTAACACATCACACATGACGTCTGATTGATATTCTGAGCCGTGCCAGTAACAAAGCTGCATCTTTAGATTCTCAGATGGACCCTGTCATTGAAGTAAAAGGAAGTACGACAACTGTGACTGTATCATGGGATGACAAGAACAAGGAAGGAGAAGTTGGTGATGCAGAGAAGAGAACTGATGCAAGTGATCAGATGATGGACGGTGGTAAGGATGTTTACAAGAATTAAAAGTGactatttttttccagaaaagGAATATTTGTCCTCCACTGAAACATTCATCATTAATGTTGCAGGCGTAATGTTAGTCTTGAATCTTAAAGATGCTATGagttttgtaaataatagttaaTCAAATATGTTTCTTGTCATTTAAGTTGAAGGTATTGTGTTTAAATATGTGTGTAGATACCAAAAGCGGTAACCCattgctcagttttaaagtgataCTCCACCTAAAAATCTATCTCATGTGAGAAACACACACCTTCTTTGGGCTTGAATGGaggctgcaaaaaaaacattactggttttcagtctttaaatcTAATTGTGACTGTTTTTTTGCCAGAAGAACCGACTCAGATCATCTCCTCAGCTGATGCAGTCGGCTCCACAGAGGACGCTCCCAGTGAGAGTGCAGAGACAAAGAAGGAGCTAGAGATGCAAGAATCTGGAGGTACTGCAAATACAACACCACACAAATGTCATCAcacgaatcagagtgaaattgatacttttggatgttttctatttagtctggttcggtttcatgGTGCAAAATTAAAGCGGACGAAATCAAAAAAATACGTCTGCTGTGGAGCGTGATGAAGGTGGCAGGGCCaacgttttttcactttgactcaaatcccttctcctctaGTTTATCCTGAATGACGTTTTAAACATCcctgtttttgtggactttatttatcttattctctttggcccagatgtcaagcaaacatcagacttcgGCAGAAGTCcaagtcagtcctctcccactcatgtttaCCTGTGTctatctcaacaaatgcctgcGCAGGCAGCCCGTAATCCTCTGCATTTTGGTGCACTTCCTGCAATTAGGTCAGATTATTTTCTCCTCACTGCAATCGAACTGCTCTAGGGTTCGCTTGGAAGCGGTCCGACACCGCCTCTTGCAAGCAGTCTCAgaccagttgttttggtctgcaccagagtacgattactgcgttcacagcTGCCCAAACGAAATGCACCAGAGTTCAATTAAaactgactaaatgttggcCCTTAGTGAAATTCTGAGCGGTACAAGTAACTGCACTTCCTCTTTAGAATCTCCGATGGAGACTGTCGCTGGAAGTACAGCCACAGTAACTGAAACCCTGGAGAAGAACGatgaagagggagagagcgatGATGTTAAAAAGGAAACCAACGGAGGCGAACAAAAGATTGTTGAAAAGAAACCAGGTAAGGATGTTTCCAAGAGTTAGTACATGataaaacaacattaacaaactgtgaaattaataaaagctTTCACCTCTTCTATAATTTGTTGAAACTTCATCTGAACTGCTTGTATACAACATTTTGACTTAAagaaaactgataaaaaaaaccccacagaTTTGCCTCACTGTAAATGTTACTGTAAACATTTTCTGTAATATGTGAGGCAGTATTTACTTGATCTTTGTTTCAGAGACAAAGATCAATGTGGTAGATTACTTATATGTTGAAGTTATAAAAATAAGTACAGTATAAATGACGGGTGTGtaagaccaaaacaatgagGAGAGACATGGCATCCTGCACAGTTTGCTATTTGTACTCACTTAAGTTATGACACAGTTCTAATATCTTTTATTTGGTTGCAGTGAAAGGGAAACGGAAGGCGCCCTCTACTGTTGCGACCCCCCCGACAAAGAAAACTAAGCTCATCAACGATGGTATGAACTCACAATAAGACGCTTTGTTCTGTAAGGTGTTTAATATTCTTGCCCTCACACATTTCACCGTCTTATTTTGCTGCAGGATTTTGTCTTTATGTTGGCAACCTGAACAACTCCAAGACATTTGATGAAGTCAAAGATTCATTGGCAAATTACTTCATGGCACAAAGTCTCCTGGTTCAAAACATCAGATTAGACCGGTCCAAGTGAGTATTACCGTTTAACTTCCATTTTTACTGTCAGGTCCCTATGTGCAGGAAACCTAGTAGGTGCATTAGATATTGCTTGTCTCATCCACTTAGAAGTAATATTGCTGCTacttaaaatacaaaatgtattattaaatattaatgttttgCTGTTGTAGAAAACATGCATATGTAGATGTGGCCTCAGAGATGGACCTGACCAAAGGCTTGACGTTAAATGGAGAAATGATGCATGATAAGCCACTGAAGATTGCCAAAGCAAAGGTCAAAAGTGAGGTCAAGGTGAAGGTGAAAGATCCAGTGGAAGACAAAAAAGGTAACTCAACTAAATATAATTGTtttattacacatttatttaaattctaTGTTACCTGCCATTTTAGACAGCGGTAGTGCTTGTGTGTTTATACCACAAGGGGGCGTTTATTGAGTCTATAAAATTGAGTCTATTCTTTCTTCATTATCtgctaaaataataaatttatgATGTGAATGTCTGACTTGAGGACTGTCCTGTGTTTGTCAGCCAAAGATGAAAGATGTTTGTTTCTGAAGAACGTCCCGTACGAAGCGACAAAAGAAGACATTCAGAAAATCTTCCCCGAGGCCGTCGCCGTCAGGTTTCCTGGTGGAACTGAAAGCCCGAAGAAAGGGTGagagtttaaaaaacacacattacgGTTCACTTCCTAAGTATACAATAGTGTGCACAAAATGCATTATTGCTTACATTTagtatgattatgattatttagaaataaaaatatgcCTGTATCAGATATTTGTAATTCACACTGAATGAAATTTCCTTATATTTCAACAGCATTGCCTTTgtggagtttaaaaaaaaagcttttgctAAGAAAGAACTGCAGCGAAAACAAGGAGTCGAGATCCAAGGCCGGATTTTGATTGTCGACTTCGTCGGAGAAACTAACAAAGCTAACGACACAAAAGGTAAATTCCTCGACATTTAGAAATGTACTGTTGATAGCTGACGTGATACTGTagctatacatttttttttttttttttttttttaatctgaacATCAAACAATTAAATCTGGATTAAGCGATTTACCTACGTTAACAACatatctctcttctctctcacagCTTCTTCAAAAAACACCTTATTTGTGAGCAATTTGCCTTTTGCTATGAAAGAAAAAACCCTCATGAAACACTTTCAGAAAGCCGTTAGTATCAGCGTACCTAAACACCAAGGCCAATCAAGAGGGTACGTACATGTACACTGGCCTACTCTccgttttttttacaatgaataAAGTATTTGAATATTCTCAAGACACATCTGTAATCCTCTGCAGGTTTGCGTTTGTTGAGTTTGCAGCTGCGGCAGATGCTGAAAAGGCCTTGCAGGCATCCAAAAACAAGATCATCTTCAAAAGGGCGGTCAAAGTACAGTTCTGCAAAATGGGAGCAAAATCAGTGGTGACAAAAGGTACGTGGGGTTGTTCATcgacaaaaatgtaataaatcccattaatgtaataaaatgtctGATAATGTAATACTTTAACAATTTTATATACATtggaattaaaatgaaagaatTACTATTACTGTAGGTTAAAGGGAAGACTTTGAGCACCACACAGCCGCAGACTCAAGGACATGCAACAACATCCAGGCAAttgagtaaaagtaaaaaaacaaaatctgtttaaaggttctctatgtAAGATATTCAAAGCATTAATAtcgcagcaaacaactatttactatgtacagatatagaggagtaacgtctactgagcagaggatgaagtcactctccctctctgtgttgtaatcGGAGCTTCtctttgctttgttgacataatcCTGGCCGGCCACGCAtgctttttgtgcatgtttaGCCCAGCCTTGTTATATGGGCGCCCACTCTACATCCTGAGCTACTGGGGCGCAAGTCATGATGAGTAATGAAAATGATGATACCAcaataatgtgtgttttccccCTCTTTAGTTTCAAAAACATTGATCGTGATGGGCCTCGCCGAGAAGACGACGGCAGAGACTCTTAAAAGTGCGTTTGAAGGGGCTGTCAGAGCGAGAGTCACTGTAGATAGAGAGACAGGAGATCCAAAAGGGTGTGTAGCCTAAAGTTATCCTCTGTTGTTATCATTGTAATTagtgtttgatgttttttcagttattctggaAGTCTTCTTTACACAGACTTTTGTTACTTTACATGTTTCTCAGGTTTGGTTTTGTGGACTTTGAGAGTGAAGACAAGTGCAAAGCTGTCAAAGAAGCCATGGAGGACTGTGAGATAGACGGCAGCAAAGTGACTGTGGCTTTTGCAAAACCAGAGGGCATAAAAGATCCAGAAAGCCCCGCCAAGCCACCTGTAGCACCCGGTGGACCGCCTGCCGCTCAGGGGGCTGGCAAAGGAGGGCGTAAAGGCAAAGGTGGAAAACGCAAAAGAAGAGGTAACACTGAATTTATCTGGCGTATCAAAGTCTCATTGTAGTTTTATTCAGAAGAGTTCGACCTGTAGTAAGACAGTTggaatgtaaaaatgtaaagctGTAAAGACATATATACGAAGTAGCTGTAACTAAGTATTGTAATACtgatattatgatattattattattgatggtTTTATagtaaaaatacaactttttttccaggTAAAGGACGTGGAGCTGGCACACCACAGGATGCTGTTAAGGAAGTGGAAAATAAAGGCTGATTTGCTGGGAGAAGTTAgaatatagatattttttctctctttacaaaaacaacaacctgaAAGCATGTACGAGCTCAAGACTTAAGGTTGTGaaaatgtgtacagtatgttgttagTCTTACCTGATTGTAGGACACATGACA is part of the Sebastes umbrosus isolate fSebUmb1 chromosome 12, fSebUmb1.pri, whole genome shotgun sequence genome and encodes:
- the LOC119498045 gene encoding nucleolin-like isoform X2; the protein is MAKTEATRRSKRQSKVVTSEVVEEEDNVKTEGQTETVSPSEPIVGTSEDAPKEDQDEQDSQMDPVIEVKGSTTTVTVSWDDKNKEGEVGDAEKRTDASDQMMDGEPTQIISSADAVGSTEDAPSESAETKKELEMQESGESPMETVAGSTATVTETLEKNDEEGESDDVKKETNGGEQKIVEKKPVKGKRKAPSTVATPPTKKTKLINDGFCLYVGNLNNSKTFDEVKDSLANYFMAQSLLVQNIRLDRSKKHAYVDVASEMDLTKGLTLNGEMMHDKPLKIAKAKVKSEVKVKVKDPVEDKKAKDERCLFLKNVPYEATKEDIQKIFPEAVAVRFPGGTESPKKGIAFVEFKKKAFAKKELQRKQGVEIQGRILIVDFVGETNKANDTKASSKNTLFVSNLPFAMKEKTLMKHFQKAVSISVPKHQGQSRGFAFVEFAAAADAEKALQASKNKIIFKRAVKVQFCKMGAKSVVTKVSKTLIVMGLAEKTTAETLKSAFEGAVRARVTVDRETGDPKGFGFVDFESEDKCKAVKEAMEDCEIDGSKVTVAFAKPEGIKDPESPAKPPVAPGGPPAAQGAGKGGRKGKGGKRKRRGKGRGAGTPQDAVKEVENKG
- the LOC119498045 gene encoding nucleolin-like isoform X1, with the translated sequence MAKTEATRRSKRQSKVVTSEVVEEEDNVKTEGQTETVSPSEPIVGTSEDAPKEDQDEQDSQMDPVIEVKGSTTTVTVSWDDKNKEGEVGDAEKRTDASDQMMDGEEPTQIISSADAVGSTEDAPSESAETKKELEMQESGESPMETVAGSTATVTETLEKNDEEGESDDVKKETNGGEQKIVEKKPVKGKRKAPSTVATPPTKKTKLINDGFCLYVGNLNNSKTFDEVKDSLANYFMAQSLLVQNIRLDRSKKHAYVDVASEMDLTKGLTLNGEMMHDKPLKIAKAKVKSEVKVKVKDPVEDKKAKDERCLFLKNVPYEATKEDIQKIFPEAVAVRFPGGTESPKKGIAFVEFKKKAFAKKELQRKQGVEIQGRILIVDFVGETNKANDTKASSKNTLFVSNLPFAMKEKTLMKHFQKAVSISVPKHQGQSRGFAFVEFAAAADAEKALQASKNKIIFKRAVKVQFCKMGAKSVVTKVSKTLIVMGLAEKTTAETLKSAFEGAVRARVTVDRETGDPKGFGFVDFESEDKCKAVKEAMEDCEIDGSKVTVAFAKPEGIKDPESPAKPPVAPGGPPAAQGAGKGGRKGKGGKRKRRGKGRGAGTPQDAVKEVENKG